The Cardiocondyla obscurior isolate alpha-2009 linkage group LG24, Cobs3.1, whole genome shotgun sequence sequence TTTCGCTCATTTTATCCGGGTTTCTTTAtcgcgcgcataaatttcACACTTTTTATTCTCCCTTTGACGTTGAGCTTGAAGACGCAGGTTCGCGATATCGTTCCCGATCACTTAGTCAACCGATCGAGCGAAAACGAAACACGAAGATTCTCTCGTCTCTTTCAGTCCGAGATCTCTTCATTTGTTTTATGCAAAGTATCTTAATAATGTTTCTTGATAAACCTATATCAGGGTTAAGAAATTCCATGCACGGGATCTTCTTTTTGCATCGCTTCGCAAAAACTATAATATTCCAGACTGCCTGTAAATTCCGGCAGTCGACTTCCCTGTTCGTCACAATGTAAATTTGATATCTCTGAGAATTGCCATTGATATTCTCCTTCATTTTTCAATGAGACGATACGAACTTTTAACCATCAGCGAAAAGTATCCAAGAGAATTTAGAAACGGGAGttgcattataatttatagagACCTTATTTTCAGTGTTGTAGTccttgtaaattattttaataatttcttccGAAAATGGTTCATTATCTTGATAATGAAATTGATAAGAAATATTATGCTtctagatatatgtatatcattttttcccctcttttatCTGCAATGATATCATTTCcgttaattaacttaatcTCAACCAAttttcgataataataattgtacgaATGCAGACGCGAAACTTTTTAACCGTAGAGCGAACTGTTCGGTATCCTGTCTGGATATGGGAGAAGCCCAGCGTGTATGTTGTGTGTGTCTATGGTGCGGTTCAAGGTCGGACGGTGTACGTTGAAGACGATAGCCGTAAGATACGCGCGTAGGTGCATTAACCCTTCGCTGAGTCTGCCGCCACGCGATGCGGTTATAGTTTCATGAAGAATAGTATAACATTGGTGCTTGTAAGCTGGACGAACAAACTTTCCTACAGCCGAGAGGAGGTGCGTGCAAGAGATTAAATCTTAcatactattaattttattatattttttagggAAAAGATTTTGCGTTCTTCtcgtgcaataaaattaaaaagaaaaagaggaacacttgctaaatttaattaaataaatacaagaGAAGAGACGATCAAGGCACCAGTTGATTTTAATGCATCCGTACTTGTTTAgctcaatttaaataatgcaaatgtgtttatgtaaatttaaatcggTAAATCTCTTTTGGAAAACTGTGTTTTCAGAGTAATAGTCCCGTTTCTCCGATACAGTTTTATTTGGCTCGGTGCTTCGTGATAATCCAACGAGAAATAATTCTCCTGGTACTGTGAATCAACTAATAATACCGTTACACGATTATTAACGAGCCAAAAAATTTCGGTATAGTATAAATACGtagctttaatttttcaactgTGCAGTTCAACTTCCATATCCTGAAATAACGTTTAGatactaatataattaaaaatgtcaaatagAAAACGGGTCTGAGCGTGTTACCGAGGAGCGTTGTAAAAACAATTccggttttatatttttctttttatagaaaacTGGATATAAAGCTATTAAATTTCGATATGGCCGTTGATCGGCCACGTTCTTATCGGTAGAAAAATTAACCTTCTACTCACTCATAGTTGTATGTTCTTCTTTACGAGCGGGCAGTCTGGGCCATGGTGTCGAGGAGGAAGTTCGGTCGCACCTCGATGGGAATTCACTTGACTGCCGCGCACGAGCGAGCGATCCTTTCGAGGGTCGCAGGCGTAACCGGAATGCACAGAATCCAGTCGAAAAATTGTGTTACGAACCAATCATATCCGTCACGCGAAGGGCAGGAGGGCAAGAACGGAAGTACCTCGAATAAGCGGGCCTTGCGACTTGCGACTTGCGACTTGCGGCGGGCGCGGACGTAGACGTGGAAAAGCAGCTGCTCCGGCTTCTCTTGACCGTTAGCTCGACCGTCGCATCGCGGTCTTAAAGTCGACTGCGAGAACCAAGCGGTACGGCCGCGTCCGTCCTCGGCCCCCGTAGAAATCCTGTCTCGTGCCAGCACCGGCGGCACCACAGGCCGGCCAGCCGGTGGTAGGGCGGCCCGGTCTTTATAAAGTATGGTACAGGCTTCTCTGTAGGCCGGATAGAATATAAGCGCCTTGACGAGGTTCGCCTCCGGCGAAAAAAAATCCCGTCGAAGGCGGAGTTGACCCTTGACGGCGGTCCTGCCGTGTTTAGGTCCAGCACTAGGTATCCTTCGATCCGATCATTCTGCATGCCGGTGTTGAAGAATATATTCcattaaatcataatttttctcgttatatatagaaaagaaattcatttttttttattgaaaagttttatgtagaaacggtaaaaaaaatatttgtttcaacCGAGTTCTTTTGTTAATTGACTGACAATAAGTTTTAGCCTTTTCAAGGACCATActcgcaaaattttaaaaaaacatttttttttttttaaagcaagaAGCTCGCTTGGGAATTTTAATCATTGCGACGCACAAgtgtaaaattgtttaaatctaACCAAGCGTGTAAATGCAGCTCGccgtattttcttttaagtgATAAAACGAAGGGGGACTCTTCTCTTGTCGCTCACCTGTTGCTTCGTCTTGGCTATCGTATCGTCAAGTCAGTATACGCGACAAGATTTTGTAAGCACCTTGCGTATATTCCAATGGCCGATGCAATTGTGTTTTCGCTTCGCATGCATGCGTCGTTACCTTACCGCGTcgtcatttaattttctgtcgAAAGATAAACTAGTAATCTAACTCTCtaaatatttacttaaaaaaatatgcagtATATGCAGGGTATCCCGTAGTAAACTACCTTCCTTTTATGAGTAGGTAGGATCTGTCGAGAGAAATaggaaaatttataactattttgtaaaattgtgtcgatcgttattttttgtcgctcttacgctagacattttaatttttttttttttttctcaatagcGATCGACAATTTTTCCGCGCAtgattataaaagtaaaattaatttaacataaaagtaatgtaaaatcaaataattgctATACTAAAGAGATGTAGAGATACGAATTAAAGCTGCCGCGTTATAACAAGTTTTTACTTTgttaataagattattatCCGTGTGGagattatcaattttaatgaCTAATAAATCGATTTGATAGATGGAAGTGGTATGAAACGGCTAGATGGTTTATCGCTGgcaatgaaaaatgtaaatgtgcGGCACGACTCGTCGAATGCAGAAATACCTAGAATACACGAAATACCGTTATACCTGTGCATGttaaaatgttgaaattaTACTTGCGGGAGGCAAGTGATTACTAAATCGGCGACCGGCACCATAAACCTCCCCGTTTGACTTCAACGTTCAATGTCTCGTCGTCACGCGACCATGCTAGAAATCTTTTGTTCCGTATTTGTAGATGCGCTCTCAATCGGTGAATTTACATGTAAAACACTTTCGTGTACGTCGAGCTGATAATTACAGTCCTCGTGTCGATAGCGTTTAGAAAGTTTACGTTGCAGGAAAAATACAGACGCGTGGGACCGCGCGATAGTCTCCAAAATGAAAGACAATGAAATGAAAGACTCTCTCCGAAAGCAATTTCGTTATTTCACGACGTACAATCAGTCTTCGTATCTCGTTTCAGAGTCGGGCCCGGCTTTCCGGATTCCGTTCGCACATGCTTGCTGCATCAAAAGTTACAGGTGACGCAAattgtcaaatattttatgtaacgtttacgtaatttatttcctttgGATTTCATCGGCTTTGTTCTTACGTTTTGTGGGCGCAGATGATGAACTGCTgtattacaagaaaaaaagctaGGGAAGAGAACACGCACAGGTCTCAGAGCACGGAACTCGACGACGTGGAGGAAACAGGTAGCActcgcaatttaattattttacgcaatGTAATTGACGGagaaattttagaatttttatttttgagtaACCACAACTGTCGTAGAATCAGAGGATGAAGAATTCTTCGAGTGCACAAGTGAGGAGATGGCGAACGACGAGGTTTTGTCAACAAGGCCGCAATTAAAGGCGAAACACCTCCTGTGGAACAAACCTACGGGAAGATTGGCCAAGCATCCTTCGCTCAGGTTGATTTTTCTTCACGTAATATCCTCTAATTAGTCAAGATTTGCATCAATCGCTTAAAACTTAGAATTACTTACGATATTATCGGAGaaacagtttttttatttgtagagatatttatatattactaaaaatattGAGTAAACTACGTTTATTTGTAGCACttgcatttcttttcaatatctgaatattaagtatttttgcTGACGAGATCATTAAGCTTGAAAATTGCACGATTTATGACTCATTGATGGGAATTGATAATGCGTAGGCTGATTCAAACTGGAGACCCTCTTTATCTACCAATCACGCAAGATCCTGTACCAAAAACGGAAGATCAACTAGAGGAGGACGCGCAAGTGATGATGCAGCTCGGTACCGACAAATACGCCTCCGAGATGCGGGCTCGAATGATGAGCGCGTCCTTATTATCCGACATGGAGTCCTTCAAggtacatataatatattattctcATTCTAAACCTGGCTACGTATTTTTTACAAAGTGtacctatatatatatatatatatatatatatataattttattgtgaCAAGGCGGCAAATCCTGGTGCGGTACTGGAAGATTTTATTCGATGGTACTCGCCGAGAGATTGGATCGACGAGGAAGGCGTTGACGAATGGGGACAAGGAAAGGGTcggtattattattttttttttttaattataatagttaaaaaataaaattaaaatattatataaaatattgtagtCATTTACAATCTCGAAATACAGGTCAGCTATCGCCACGAATGATGATCCCTGACAATCCATGGTCAACGACATGGGCATCGGCTCAGCCAGTTCCCGCGCATCGGCAGAAACGATTGTTCGATGACACGCGAGAGGCGGAGAAGGCATTACATTATTTGTACTCGAAGCGAATAAGCCAGGTCGCGCAGCTCTTGCTACCGAGTTTAACGCATGCCGCGCTTTATACTCTGAGTTTACAGAAGCAGGAAGCTCTGCCAAGCCTACCCGATGTAGCACAGAGCATACTCAATAAATTGCAATACGCGACGAAACCAATTCATCAAAAGTTACAATTGTACGAGGTACACTCGATTTTCGATCGTAATAAATTGCTAGGTTGATTTCAGTTATGGTTAATTACTAATTGTcatgtataaatgtatatacatgattatattaaaatgtaaaatatacttgaaataaaaactttcaattaaaaatttttctttttttaggaAATCACACGCGATGTGGAGAGTGTAGAAGCATTGGTCGCACAAGTAAATTCGTTGCAACACAAGTTGGGTGGTAGCAATGATTCCAAAGAATTCACGTCCTTTTTGATTCAATTGATGCGAGGGAAAGAAGTGAGGGTGCCTGGCGGTTCCAGAGGCGACATTGGAGCCCGAATAACGACCATGTTCCGCGATGCTCAAAaggtaaagatatatatttttacgttatttgtgtggaaaacaaattttacgactaaaacataaaatattttggcTTAATTTCAGGCTGCTCATTTGATGACATCCTCCGTCAGTAGTATCAAGGATACAAGTACAGAAAATAGCCGACATAAAATGTTTCCTGAACCGTCAtgtaaagaatttattttgcgGGCAATAATACCGCGACCATCGCCAGCTTCCACACCGCAGCCGCAACGATTATACATCTGCCTTAAACGAGAGCACATCCGTTTAGCTGGATTCTTTTCCGAAGATACGACATTCTTATAATATCAATCTAAACGTTGCCGGcatagttttaataatttttacaaagaaaaagcGTATAGATTTTGGAATTTATTGCGGTGATaaccgtaaatttttttttttttttaattaaataattattcgttaattatttcaatttattagattttaatttcacatttCAAAATTGAAAACAAGTACAAGAAATAATTGTTGCATGTGATGTgttgtgaaatatttttcaataatgtcAGTTTACTATTTGTGTCTTGAACATATTGtacaacaaatatttattacaatttaattgttattttttacattattttaattaggaACTTTGAAAGCTAAATAATGATTATGGGAtcaattatgtattttattacgttaccgATTAGACGTTGAATTCAACTGAGCCATCTTTTTTTCCAATGTAGGAATTTTCACAAATAGAGAGTCCCGCATGATACGATCGATCTCTTCTAGAGCTAATTGAATATGAAGCTGTAGCACAGAATCTTTGTCATCACGCAAATTACGCAACTCGCGGTATAAGTCGATCATGTCGCTGGTACAACTGGTCAACAAGTTTTGGTCGAGACCGCGAAATAGTAACGTTGCAACTAGTACAGCAGCACGTCGACATTCAGGTATTTTGTctgattttaatatacatgtaatgCAGTAGCAGATCTGAAAGTTtcaaaattgaatattttaggAAAATTTCTTTGATATCTTGCTCTCTGTaactttttgttatatacgtaCTTCAGTAAGCATGTTTCCTAGGCGGTAGtgtaatattttgcaaagttCTGCTAAACAAGAAAGGCCAGAGGCTCGTATCAAGGGATCTGTATCGCGGATTGTGCACAAAAAACCATTGAGCAGCATATTTTTTTGAACCACATTCATTTCAcctgtaaaattttattttaattactgttccgtttatatttaaattaaaaatattttagaatctTATAAACCGTTAATTGTATTTcggtacattttattttatcgtcttCTAGGCTTATGTCGAGCcactttatataataataatttatcaacaATATACTTTGTTAtcacataaaatttaattgttttatatagaataaaattaatttaaataatgagtGACTTATAAGAAATTATCTGTATATATTTGTCATAGAGagtaaagaaaagatttttagaTACCTAACGCTCTCGTTGTTTTGACTAATATTTCGCCGATTTTTACCCTAGTCTCAACAGTTATTTCCGAAAATGCATTTCGTTTAGGCATATCAATGTATTCAAGTATCAACGTTTCCATATATTTTTCTGGAAATACAGTTGCCATTGCGCACAGTCCATTGATAGATGCCAGGTATATAAAAGAATCTTCATGCTTTAAATTCTCCTAAAACCAAATACATAAGTAAGACAAATCTATAAAATGCACAGTAagtgattaaaatattgtcgCAACctgaaataaaagcaaaataatgGCATCACGAGCAATAGCATAAGGATCATTAGTCTCGATCAATTTCGTGAGTGTTATAAGACCATGCGCTCGAACAGGAAGTAGTGGATCCTTCAGATCTTTTAAGGCTTCATCAAATTTGTTTGACGAACTTGATAAGTCTTGGTAGTATTTTTTCTCGAATTTGGTTCGAGAATCATGCGTCATAATACAGTTAATCACTTCGCTAATCAATGATTCAAGTTGATTTGGCAAATTCGAATTTTGGAGATGACCTTctaaaaacgttttaaaatctttaaaaagatcaattttaatcgccTTACTCTTTTCAAGAATCCATGTTTTTATCCACATTAAACTGATATATAGCATCTCGCATTCGTCCTCGACTTTATCTTGgcgatttatatatttctcgaaTAACGATTTTATAAAGGATAACAGTGGTTCGGGATTCTTTATTTGTATGTCTTGAACAGCATTTGTGCTAGCCAATTTTGATATAAGATCGTAAGCCGCTGTATGAATTGCAAATTGTATCGTAATGCAATTTGTAATGCGTtctattttatcgttttctgtctCTAATATTTTTGGTTGTTCAATTTCATTCCATTTATTTGCGTTTgacagaaattttaatatataaccAAATAAACTGGGAGATAAGGCTGTAGCTGTGGACACTAAGTCGAACATGGTATCAGCTAGTTTTACATAGTCCAAATTTTTATTCAGCCCCGTGATTTCAACACCGCTGGTCGGCCCAAATTCTGACGTTATATAATTTCCAAATTCTCCTGACATGTCATGTCCTAGAAAAGCTGCATACAATTTTTCTTGCATTGTCTCTTCTTCGaggatttttaataacagtcGTTGtaaatttgcttttaataCACAAGCACTTCCGAGGACTTTGGTATATAGGCAGAATAGAGGTGTagcaatgtaaaaaataactttgcaAGGTAGACACTTGAACTTGGCATCCTCTGTTAAAAAACATCTCGCTAATAATTCTATAGATcgttctatttctttttcttttgctacGGAAGATTCTTTGTTCGCTAAAGGTGCACATATAACTTGTACAATATATCTCTGACAAGCATGTGGATTGTAATCATACaaagatttaatgcaacaGTTTGCTATTGTTGAACTGTGTTTGAACTTATCTGAGAAAAACAAATCTAAaagctaaaaaagaaaaaattaattttgatttttaattattttaatactatgTATgcattaatatgtattttaaaatattttttaattcataccTGAGGACATACGGCTCCATAATATTCATCGACATTCTTTCCATGTGTCACTGCTATTAGCCGGGAGAGTGTATCTAATTTCTTCCAATCTGTGCCCAAGTCCAAACTGTCAttgtaaattgttataaataatgacgATATTCCATTCGGTTGTACGAGcattttgattaaataattctgaGTTTCTTTCCGTAGCCATTTTGGTGCAGTTTTCATTCCCAAAATTATCATCAATTCtcgaaaacaaatattaagtGGGCAATTAAGTAACAGAGAAATCAATTTACTGTGAAATAACTTTTGACGATTTAGCAGTCTTTGATATTCTTCCGCTGTCATATAAAATTTCTGATTGTTTACATTTTCGGACTCGGACTGATAATTGTTCGATGGTTTAACTAGAGGAGCATGAGATAACTGTAATAGAGCAGCTATAAGGAGACCAATTTGTGAAAGTACTGCTGGTCGCAAATTGAGATTGTCAAAAAGATCTAAGAGCAAATATGTCGAGAAACATAATCTTTCGTATTtctgaaacataaaatttatataaaagaaaattattgtatgaattacataatatgtaaatatataatacttaaCCTCCAAACAGCTCAAGTCTGTTTCTTCAGTAATTGTTGAAGCTATGGAGCatactttatttatatctatacCTATGCCAGGTAATAAGGAGGGCTTAATTccgattaatattataaactcTACAGCAACTTTCACAGAATGATATTGACTTGTATTAAAAGGTATGTCAGTGTCAACTTTTGTATGTTCTTGTATAATAccacgtaataaataatttaatacataaaggTGTTGTTTTCTACAAATGTAAACATATGCAAtgcttaaattaatatttcttctatataaaaattataaaatttttcaaccaAAATACTACCTTGTAGAAAACTCTTCAATAGATTGCCTTATATTTGGTAATAAAGAAGGTTTTACCCTTTCAATTATTCCCTTAACCTTGTcatcaaaatttgtatttgcCTGatctataattataaaacgtaaatttaGCCAAATgtgcatttattaatattgtctaatcatagaatattaatttaatttactatcagcaaaattaaatttggcAACTCTTACCATCATTATTGAATATCATCATAGATAATACTTGGtgataattcatttttattatttttatttttataagttaaCTGTAATAAACACTATTTTCagaacaattaaaagaaatatttctaaccCGTACAGTTGTAGCACATCtttacgtttatatttttcaccTCATGtccgtattattatttttttttttttctattttaatgtgCATCCATCTGTTTGTAGTTATACGGCTGCACAATCTTCTCTTCTTGTACAGTTGTATGCGAATAAATTGCGACTGTTTTCTTAATTGCAATATATTGCCTTTaacattgcaattttttcaatttttaatccaACTCCATACAGATTCAGGTTGACTGGCTCCAATCTTGTCTAATTCTTCATTTAGAATTCTCCTCTGATCATCATATAACGAGCAGGAGAATACAACGTAGTTAgtatcgttaatatctttaatttcaGCACCACAATCACATCTTGCGGAAGTAACATAACCTATTCTCTCCAATGATGCGTTCAgcgcagagagcccaactgaGAATCAGCGGCTTTTACGCGTGTAtagatacagaggctcgtccgtgtgaagccagcgcttcggctgccgtcggatagaagaaaaggccagagctatacactgcCTGTCCtgctctttcgcggcgtcgccggtaGTTATTGCagcttctcggtaacatcgccgagttataagatgagagcagacatataaatttaacagtaaataaaatattttataatgcgatgttaccgagaagaAGCTGCAATAACtaccggcgacgccgcgaaagagcaGGACAGgcagtgtatagctctggccttttcttctatccgacggcagccgaagcgcctggcttcacacggacgagcctctgtaatCTATACACGCGTAAAAGCCGCTGATTCCCGGTTGGGCTCTCTGCCTCTTGATCGAAATATAGTAAGGTGATTGTAAATCGTCCGAGTATATATCTAGTGGTGTAGTAGTGCCCCTCGCAACCTACAACAGCTGCGATGAGTATGCCATCTTACAGAGATCCAATGCGACTAACTGTGAATATTATCTAACGATATGCGCGTGTTGGTATATGTGTAAACGACTTTATTTTAACTCGAATATCGTTATTTGTACATAAtatcatacatacatatgtcatatcaatgtaatttatgtataacGTCTGTGTAATGTTGCGTCATACATTTGCGTATTTAACAACTTTGAAATAAACGTTGactcaaaattatttaaatcaccATTCACGTTCTCCAGAACGGACGTAAGCCCACGACTACTCTcgtgtacaaaaaaaaagagcagaaTGCAAACGTATACACCTCGTATTCTTTGtacagaatataaaatatcgtggTGTCGCGCCAACACATGTGTTATAATCGAAATAACGAAGCGCAGTGCGACAATAAATCAGGAaccgaataaaattataatatatgtaatacaaGTGCACGAGTACAATTAAGCTATGTCAACGGACAACTCGCTATATTAGCCACTGACaaagttgaaaataaattactcgtCGTCGAAAAGTCCAATCGCTCGATCAGAAGAAATATACACGTCTCAAATGCAAGTTTAACTAAAATATGCATGCAGAGAATGTAACGTTAGTCGTAGGAAAGATGTTATTGTTATTGCGTTTATATTGatatacgtttaaaatataatttacttgcgaacaaaaaaatatgtataagaaATAATCTCGTTTTCTTCGACATTCGTTATACTCTGCATATTTTAGAGCTTAAAGCTCGATTTcttaaaaatcgaaattacATGATCCATTATGTATCATTCACGAACGTGTACAAATACACACGCGCacatattttctttgttttttttttttttttttttttttttgcattaactcgataaaaatttatatgtatttcatatttttttaacaaaaatattatttttatgcattcAACAAGTGCGTTCAAAATTCAAGTTTTAACATTATAGCTggcatacatatgtacatttaaataGAATTGGCAAAtagcggaataaaaaaaaaatcgtg is a genomic window containing:
- the Tango6 gene encoding transport and Golgi organization protein 6 homolog isoform X2, whose protein sequence is MCYNCTDQANTNFDDKVKGIIERVKPSLLPNIRQSIEEFSTRKQHLYVLNYLLRGIIQEHTKVDTDIPFNTSQYHSVKVAVEFIILIGIKPSLLPGIGIDINKVCSIASTITEETDLSCLEKYERLCFSTYLLLDLFDNLNLRPAVLSQIGLLIAALLQLSHAPLVKPSNNYQSESENVNNQKFYMTAEEYQRLLNRQKLFHSKLISLLLNCPLNICFRELMIILGMKTAPKWLRKETQNYLIKMLVQPNGISSLFITIYNDSLDLGTDWKKLDTLSRLIAVTHGKNVDEYYGAVCPQLLDLFFSDKFKHSSTIANCCIKSLYDYNPHACQRYIVQVICAPLANKESSVAKEKEIERSIELLARCFLTEDAKFKCLPCKVIFYIATPLFCLYTKVLGSACVLKANLQRLLLKILEEETMQEKLYAAFLGHDMSGEFGNYITSEFGPTSGVEITGLNKNLDYVKLADTMFDLVSTATALSPSLFGYILKFLSNANKWNEIEQPKILETENDKIERITNCITIQFAIHTAAYDLISKLASTNAVQDIQIKNPEPLLSFIKSLFEKYINRQDKVEDECEMLYISLMWIKTWILEKSKAIKIDLFKDFKTFLEGHLQNSNLPNQLESLISEVINCIMTHDSRTKFEKKYYQDLSSSSNKFDEALKDLKDPLLPVRAHGLITLTKLIETNDPYAIARDAIILLLFQENLKHEDSFIYLASINGLCAMATVFPEKYMETLILEYIDMPKRNAFSEITVETRVKIGEILVKTTRALGEMNVVQKNMLLNGFLCTIRDTDPLIRASGLSCLAELCKILHYRLGNMLTEICYCITCILKSDKIPECRRAAVLVATLLFRGLDQNLLTSCTSDMIDLYRELRNLRDDKDSVLQLHIQLALEEIDRIMRDSLFVKIPTLEKKMAQLNSTSNR
- the Tango6 gene encoding transport and Golgi organization protein 6 homolog isoform X1 → MNYHQVLSMMIFNNDDQANTNFDDKVKGIIERVKPSLLPNIRQSIEEFSTRKQHLYVLNYLLRGIIQEHTKVDTDIPFNTSQYHSVKVAVEFIILIGIKPSLLPGIGIDINKVCSIASTITEETDLSCLEKYERLCFSTYLLLDLFDNLNLRPAVLSQIGLLIAALLQLSHAPLVKPSNNYQSESENVNNQKFYMTAEEYQRLLNRQKLFHSKLISLLLNCPLNICFRELMIILGMKTAPKWLRKETQNYLIKMLVQPNGISSLFITIYNDSLDLGTDWKKLDTLSRLIAVTHGKNVDEYYGAVCPQLLDLFFSDKFKHSSTIANCCIKSLYDYNPHACQRYIVQVICAPLANKESSVAKEKEIERSIELLARCFLTEDAKFKCLPCKVIFYIATPLFCLYTKVLGSACVLKANLQRLLLKILEEETMQEKLYAAFLGHDMSGEFGNYITSEFGPTSGVEITGLNKNLDYVKLADTMFDLVSTATALSPSLFGYILKFLSNANKWNEIEQPKILETENDKIERITNCITIQFAIHTAAYDLISKLASTNAVQDIQIKNPEPLLSFIKSLFEKYINRQDKVEDECEMLYISLMWIKTWILEKSKAIKIDLFKDFKTFLEGHLQNSNLPNQLESLISEVINCIMTHDSRTKFEKKYYQDLSSSSNKFDEALKDLKDPLLPVRAHGLITLTKLIETNDPYAIARDAIILLLFQENLKHEDSFIYLASINGLCAMATVFPEKYMETLILEYIDMPKRNAFSEITVETRVKIGEILVKTTRALGEMNVVQKNMLLNGFLCTIRDTDPLIRASGLSCLAELCKILHYRLGNMLTEICYCITCILKSDKIPECRRAAVLVATLLFRGLDQNLLTSCTSDMIDLYRELRNLRDDKDSVLQLHIQLALEEIDRIMRDSLFVKIPTLEKKMAQLNSTSNR